From Zingiber officinale cultivar Zhangliang chromosome 5B, Zo_v1.1, whole genome shotgun sequence, the proteins below share one genomic window:
- the LOC121985374 gene encoding auxin transporter-like protein 4, translated as MAQKDAEEAAMAADGITAFDTEPSGGKEEDAEPSAGFSVKSFLWHGGSTWDAWFSCASNQVAQVLLTLPYSFSQLGMVSGIILQIFYGFMGSWTAYLISVLYIEYRNRKEKENVRFTNHVIQWFEVLDGLLGPYWKAAGLGFNCTFLLFGSVIQLIACASNIYYINDQFDKRTWTYIFGACCATTVFIPSFHNYRIWSFLGLGMTSYTAWYLTIAAAVHGQVEGVAHSGPKRPVLYFTGATNILYTFGGHAVTVEIMHAMWKPQKFKYIYLLATLYVFTLTLPSAATMYWAFGDLLLTHSNAFSLLPKTRWRDAAVVLMLIHQFITFGFACTPLYFVWEKVIGMHDTKSICLRAIARLPVVMPIWFLAIIFPFFGPINSAVGAFLVSFTVYIIPALAHMLTYRTASARQNASEKPPFFLPSWSAMFLVNIFIVVWVFVIGFGIGGWASMTNFIHQINTFGLFAKCYQCQKPHPEQALAPQQHH; from the exons ATGGCGCAGAAGGATGCAGAGGAAGCAGCCATGGCGGCGGACGGCATTACAGCCTTCGACACCGAGCCGAGCGGCGGCAAGGAAGAAGACGCCGAGCCGTCAGCCGGATTCAGCGTCAAGAGCTTCCTCTGGCACGGCGGCTCCACCTGGGACGCCTGGTTCAGCTGCGCCTCCAATCAA GTGGCGCAGGTGCTGTTGACGCTGCCCTACTCGTTCTCGCAGCTGGGAATGGTCTCCGGCATCATCCTGCAGATCTTCTACGGCTTCATGGGAAGCTGGACCGCCTACCTCATCAGTGTCCTCTACATCGAGTACCGCAATCGCAAGGAGAAGGAGAACGTCCGCTTCACCAACCACGTTATCCAg tGGTTCGAGGTGTTGGACGGGCTGCTGGGACCGTACTGGAAGGCCGCCGGCCTCGGTTTCAACTGCACCTTCCTCCTCTTCGGCTCCGTCATCCAGCTCATCGCCTGCGCAAG CAACATCTACTACATCAACGATCAGTTCGATAAGAGGACATGGACTTACATATTTGGGGCCTGCTGTGCGACCACCGTCTTCATCCCCTCCTTCCACAACTACCGGATTTGGTCCTTCCTCGGCCTCGGCATGACCAGCTACACCGCCTGGTATCTTACCATCGCAGCCGCCGTCCATGGTCAG GTCGAAGGCGTGGCCCACTCAGGCCCAAAGAGGCCGGTTCTCTACTTCACCGGCGCCACCAACATCCTCTACACCTTCGGCGGCCATGCCGTCACTGT GGAGATCATGCATGCCATGTGGAAACCGCAAAAGTTCAAGTACATTTACTTATTGGCTACATTGTATGTGTTCACCCTCACATTGCCATCGGCGGCCACAATGTATTGGGCATTTGGTGATCTTCTATTGACTCACTCCAATGCCTTCTCATTGCTGCCCAAGACAAGGTGGCGAGATGCTGCAGTTGTCCTTATGCTTATTCATCAGTTTATTACCTTTGGCTTTGCTTGCACCCCTCTTTACTTTGTCTGGGAAAAGGTAATTGGCATGCATGATACGAAGAGCATTTGCCTACGAGCTATCGCGCGCCTCCCAGTTGTAATGCCAATTTGGTTCTTGGCCATCATTTTTCCTTTCTTCGGGCCCATTAACTCTGCCGTGGGTGCTTTCCTTGTTAGCTTCACCGTCTACATCATTCCTGCTTTGGCGCACATGCTCACCTATCGGACAGCATCTGCACGACAG AATGCTTCTGAGAAGCCCCCATTTTTCCTACCGAGCTGGAGCGCGAtgttcctggtgaacatctttatAGTTGTATGGGTGTTTGTCATTGGGTTCGGGATTGGCGGGTGGGCTAGCATGACTAACTTCATCCATCAGATCAATACATTCGGCCTCTTCGCCAAGTGTTACCAGTGCCAGAAGCCCCACCCTGAGCAAGCCCTTGCACCGCAACAACACCATTGA